Within the Macaca nemestrina isolate mMacNem1 chromosome 5, mMacNem.hap1, whole genome shotgun sequence genome, the region GacctgaaaacatttttctagccctttgtttctagtttttttctccaAAGATTCCCTTTCTGtgagataaaatagattttcccTACAGCCACCTTGGAAGTCTTCTCTCAGTGTTTACTCAAAACATTCTCTGATAGACCCTAGAGTATTATAGAGGATTATAGATTCTAGGAGTATTGAGGTTCCCTAAAGAGGGTAGGTTATTTGTGGGTCAGGAAGAACATGAAGGTTATTTGTGGGTCAGGAAGAACATGAAAGTGGCAGGGGCAGCCTAGACTTTGCAGTGAGGCCACGCAGCATTGACTACTGGAGACCACGCATTGGAGGCAGACAGACTTAGGTGTGGGCCTGGCCTCTACTAACTGGTGacattaacctctctgagccttggagtcttcatctctaaaatgaggctATTAGCAACATAATTATACATAAACTATCTAGTTCAGCCACTGGCATGTAATTAGCACTCAACACTGGTGGCTACTGAACCATTGCAGCCCTGGGGTAATTTTCCATATCTCTCCAGCCAAATTAGCTGCTAAATCAATTGTCTCAGACAttgaagatataaagaaaattccAATGGATAGTCTTTGGGAGTGACAGGATCTGCAGTCTTCTCTCATTCCTTAAACtcgcattttacattttttcaccAAAGCACAAAGAAGTTAAACTGCAGAGCTGATGCCCAAGATGTCAGAGTCGTCTTCTTGTTCTTGGGTTCCCGTCCTCATTCCCTTTCTCAAGAATCCAATGGTACCTTGTTTCAGGGAAGACCTGTTGTTTCTGTGGGATAAATGGAATCTGAGAGATGCAAAGTGAGTGCTAGAAGTTTCTAGAAGGTAGTAAGGTCTTGGGAGACCTCTATTTCTGGAAGTGGGGTGAGGCTGGAGTTACCCATCCACTTCCTTTTCATTATGTTTGGATTGCACTAAGCACCATAAAACAGCCCTGGTTcacagccacttttttttttttttctttctgcaaaatCAGGCATGAACACCTTGCTTAATTACGATTTATTCTCTTTTCAAAATTACTTATCGTTTATCAACTTTGTGCCCTGTTCTCTTTTGGTTGTTATAGACACAATTAATAACATGGACTCAGTCTTTAATCTCAAGGAGTTTACAGTCAAATGCAGGAAAAAAGTTATATGCAAATCAAGTAAGAAATAATTATTGTAATATTACAGAAAAAGGTGGTCTCATTGCCTATATGCTGGGAACTGAACTAGATGCTGAGGGTGACACAGTGACCAATGTAAGAGGGGCTCTTGTCCTCTTAGAACTCACAGTCTGGTTGGTCTTGTGAGGACTTCATGAGAAGTATTTGGTACAGTAATGTATATGTGCAGCTACAGTCGAAGTACTTTAGCTGTCTTTcctattagaaaataattaacttGTGGGCAAGGACTACCCACCTGGTGACATTATCTGTTATTCcttatacacattatatatatgctTCATAAATAGTTGCTAAGTGAAAGTCAGATCCAagtttatatgttttaatttttttctaaaaggctGAGACAGAAATAAGATGTTATTTCTGCCACTAGTGGGAGCAATGTCATTCACAGGCAGCCAAGGGTGGCCACGGTAGAGGGGAGTGGTGGAGAATAGTGTCGTTTATTACTGCCCCAAAGCCTGAATGCACCACATGGACTATTTAGTTACAACTGTGCCCTGAGAATCTCTTAAGGAAGGGATTGAGGTTGTTTAATTGATGTCTTTTCTGCATGAGGTTGATGTCTGTCACACATACAAAGGCCAAgtaatctcaaaaaaaatttttattatgctCTTGAAAACATAAAGACTTGCATCTTCAAAAAACATCAGAGAAGTCatagggaataaaaataaatttcaaaaataacaaaatacaaacatttggATGTTTAGCTGAGGATCAGCGCTGGTTAACGGCCACATTCTGTGGTGAGGGCCTGGGAGCCTTCCAGGGGCAGGAAGCATAGGCAGATTTCATCCTAAGAATCATATGGTTAAAAACCCCACCTCAAGACTTTCTGCAGAAATTAGAATGTTTAGTGGCCATCATTCAACACATTGGTTTATTTACTGGAATAGATGATGAATTCTTTGGTTACTACATAGTCTTTATAGCTTCCTAGAGTGTAGAGCCAAGGCCACATCAAAAGGCATGGCTGGATTATTAGAGAGGTTCAACTTGTACTCATTCCCACATATCAGGTCTTCAGTTGTAATTTCTACAGCACTAGCACAGGCCCTGAATGCTGAGTAGCAACAGAGAGATAACTGTGTGTCTTACTTCCTGTGTTAaaaaatggaatcaacctaaatgcctatcagttatagactggataaagaaaatgtggtacatatataccacggaatactatgcagccataaaaagaaacagatcacatcctttgcagggacatgaatggagctggaggccattatccttagcaaactaacgcaggaacagaaaaccaaatactgcatgttctcacttacaactAGCACTAAATGATGAAAATGCCTGGACACATGGAGGAGAACAACACTCATTGAAGCTTTTCAGAggatgaagggtgggaggagggagaggatcaggaaaaataactaatgggcactaggcttaatacctgcatgatgaaataatctgtacaacaaacccccatggcacaagtttacctatgtaacaaacttgcacttgtacccctaaacttaaaagttaaaaaaaagacacatgttcCTCAAATGTCCacttttttcaattaaaaaatgtgttatcTGGAAAAAAAACTTTCAGTAGGGACCTTCAGTGGGTGCAAACTTGGAGTTTAATGCAACATTTTGCCATCTATATCTTTATATCTTCTGTGTTATCTACATGGCCACACTACACCAGGCATTCAAAAAACAGCTGTTGACTgactatatgaaaaaataattgcagtATTTAAATAATAGTAATGAAACTGAATTTTACACCTGACTATGAAACGTTCAGGGAGAACAGAGATGGATAACTGACAAAGTAGAAAATGGTACATTTATAGGAAGCTTCGAGAGCACTCAGTTTAATTTCTGCATTTACATATTAAAAGCTGAGGCCTATACATTTTAAGTTGTTTCTTCAAGGTAATAGGGAATGACAAATGAGGTCTCAAAGCTAGCTTCTAGACTCCATGATATGTGTGCTTTCTAACAATCACACTCAAATTCATGGCTAATGAAAAACTGACTattctcttttctgtaaaattttaACTCATAATTTGTTGATTCTATAGAAAAGACCTGTCAAGTATTTAGAAGGTTCATTTATCCATGATGGTTGCATGTAAAGTCTGTGTATAACTACAACATTTTGTTGTACTATATTGATTTTCTTCATGATTGCCCCAGAGGCCTCACATAAAACTCAGTGTTGCTTCTACATCTGGTCACAGCTAGGAAATGACTTCTTTCAATATTTGGTCCCCAGGCTTGAGTGATACTAAACTCAGAGCTGTTTCATAACAATGTACATCCTATGGATtaagtttttcttcatcttcccagCGTTTTAACCTAATTTGAAAACccttatttcaatagttttatgGCTTTATTGTGAACCATTTCaaattccccccaccccccccacctttattttactttattttattttattttattgtttgagatggagtctccctctgtcccccaggctggagtgcagtggcgcaatctcagctcactgcaagctccgcctcccgggttcataccattctcctacctcagcctcctgagtagctgggactacaggtgcccgccaccatgcctggctaagtttttatatttttagtagagatggggtttcatcgtgttagccaggatggtctcgatctcctgacttcgtaatccgcccgcctcggcctcccaaagttctgggattacaggcgtgagccaccatgcccggcctcaaatCCCCTTTTAAGGTAGGTTGGATACAGAAGTCAGAGAAATAAACAACACTTTAGTAACTATATAAGTAATATACTTCCATGGAGATACTTAACATGGATAAATTGCTAATCTCACAGAGGTGAGTCACTCAAAGTTCAGTCTTGAGCCCTTGGACCAAGTCAAACTGGCCTCTAAGAGTTCAGGGTTGGAGACTTAACTCTTATTAATATGCTTCAtcagcaaaagcaacaaaaatttaaatatgcatgtattaaacaatttttttagaaAGCCCATTACATTGCAAACATCCAAATCAATAGATATTTTAGATGCAAACTGGAAATGTACTTAATAGGAGATGCTTAATCAGGTAAAAGCCTGTATTTGTTCAGCACCTTACAGTTTCAATAATATGAAGTGCAAAATTTCAGCCAACAAAGGAACTGGAATCTGATCAACAATGTGGGGGTGTGCCATGCTGTCctgtatttttatgtaaataagaaATTTGAAGTATATAATAAAAGTTCATTATATTGCACAAAAATAATCCACCAATTTCTGATCTGTGTACTACTTTGCTTCTGATGGGGGCTTGGCATCTGGGTAAAAGAGTCATTTACATGCGACTGAATATTAAAGATCACTTCAGAGTACATGGAACTGTATAtctaatttcattaaaaaatccaATAAAATTTATAATGCCTACATAAATACATCTTTAAAATGCATTCATAACACATGGCAACTTCCTGGAAGACAAGCTTTTCTATGCTTACCTGACACACTCTTCCTTGTTTTTAATTTAGTCTCTTATTCCTGCCCATGTTATTCAACAAACTATTGGCCCTGAGAAGATATgactaaaataataatgtttaattgATGCATCTAAATATATGTATGgccatttcattttaaaatatcaatgactaatgttttattttaaaatgttaagtaaacTACCAGAAccaggggaaaatatttgcaagaaatGTCCCATCAAACTGTCTCTTGAAATGCTTCTTCACTGATTTATCATGcaacatttctttttcacattttattattcaGGAAAACATGCCCTATGAGAACCAAGTTTAGTTATGAtcagttctttattttatataagaaaataaataggtaaTTATAAGCATGTAGTACAGAATTTGCCTATTAAAGTTTTCCATTTGTAAAGATAATCTGGGTATACAGATATACCCTCAAGGgactctaaaaaacaaaaaaacagagatgCTGTTAAATTTATAGTACTAATTACTTTTGTGTTCTAGAATGAAAGTTCATTGTAATAGATAAGATCTATTATACCAAgtgcacaaaaaataaaagtccaaGATAGATGGTGCTATTTCAGTAGGCCAGTTAAGAACCTTCTGGAGCACAGActgaaaaaagttaagaaaattattttcttttaagaatcttGTGTATGGGTGAGGTATGAGACAATATAAGGAGTACagattctgaaaagaaaaaagatctgaTAAACGgttctcatcatcatcatcttactctttcttttccttgctccTCTGTTGGTGAATTCTTTGCTCAAATATCTGTTATCAACACTTCACCAAGCAGCAGACCTTAAAAGTGACACAACATCACCCTTCTTCTGTTGATGATTACAAGGAGCTTCAAAGCTTTGAAAATAAAGTTCACTGCTATAGCAGCAGAACCTCATGACAGACAGTGATCCTCAATTTAATTGGAGCAAAAACTCACTTCTCACAGAGAATCCATTGTCTAAAGCCTCCTTCATAACCTCACTTTATCCTATTTGTGCATGAACCCATTCTGGCATTCAAAGAGCTACTTGTTGTTTACATGACATAACTTTAACAAAAACCTCTGTCTCTTTGATCATTTCCAATGTTGAAAGATAGATTGCCATTTTCTACAGGTTACAGAAAGGTAAAGGCATTCTTCTACAGTAAGAAAGCATACTGCTGGTAGcaatcaatgttttataattggGATGAAAATGCTATTAAGATTCAAAGGCAGCATTTGAAGAGGTCCCTCCTGTTTGTAGTTGATCAAATATCAGCTATTTCAATACAAGCAATGAGATGCAACAGATGCCGCTAATTACCTCCATTCTGCCTCTACTCAATTCTTCTTACTCCCAGGTGCCTACTCCATCCTCTCAGGGGCAGAAGATAGGCAGATAGATGTGAGGAGGTGCACAGGACCTTGTGCAGCCACCAATCCTGAGAGCAATTGGTCAATACCTTTGAAGCTAGTTAAATTTTTAGTAAACAGTTCTAAACTCTAGCAGATGGTCTATTGGTCCCAGTGGTGCTGTTCAACATCTATATGACTCCATATAAAGATCTAAAATCTTGGAATTGGAGGATTGCTTCTCTCAAGTATATTCTacttaatattttatgattttactcTATAACTAGTGTCTTTTCTCTTAATGGAGAGCTTGGCCTGGTTCTACTTTTCTCCTTTAAAAGAATGACATGAAGGGATAACAATTCATCTCTGATCAAATTAACCAAGTTGGTTAACACTCACCAAGGGCttgaatatgttttcattttacaacCAATGAAGCAGATGGTTAACTGAAGTTGTTGCAAGTCATCCAAGGAGAAACTTACAACCCTTATCTACAGAGTAAGCCAGTTATAATTGCAGCtcagttttaatatttatcttcttAGAGCATTATAAAATTATCATTGCAAAAATATTATCTAAATGGAACATTTCTGATTTCTAAACATGTTGTTAAACTACTCTTTCTATTTCTGACATTTTTCTGAACACTATGAAGGTCAACCTCAAATGGGTAATTATAGAGCACTCCTACAAGAATATTATTTGGTTTTCCTTTATTATGTTAAGTATCCTCCAGATCTTTATCTTCcactctttctcccttcctctgttttttttttttttaatttctgttcccCACCACCTTCCATCTTCTCAAATCATGAATGCCATTTTCTTAATACAAGATTACTTTAAAGGCTGATGTTCTGCATATATACtcctaaattatttttacttttattgttgtATTCCCTAATCAGGCATTGGCATTTGGTTTTTTATAACTCTAAGGAGAATTAAATTTCCTCTTTGGTACAAACATCTATACCCACATTGCTTGGTACTGGAATAGCATTTTCCCAACCCAGAATTAGAGCCCTGAAGGAAACAGTCACCGGGAAGAGTGTGAGCAAAAGAATCAAGGAAATGCATCCTTACAATCTCCTGAGGACATTCCCAAGTTCTACCCTTTCCTCCTGGTGGCCAgattattttggcttttattatAAGATGGGAGAGGTCCCATCGTTCTGGCTAACGGATAGACAGTCTATGCATATTTTCCCCTTTAATAGatgtaaaatgaaaatcagaaagcTCTTATGCCATTCTTAAGTACAATTTTCCAGGTATCCACTTAAAACATTCACATGACACCAAATTACAaggcatttcttttttatctctgGTAATCAAGCAAAGTTTGTTTGTTCTTGAATGTTTTAAATTGTATAAACAAGGAATATGAGAGAGTACAGTAATGTATGAACAGGGAATGGCGCCTATGAGACTGACGATGAACTTTCTCTTTGCTTGCTCACAGGAAGCTATCAGATTGTTGCTCCTGTGGGTTGAATTCTGTTCTCTCCTTCTACCCTCCCTATCAAATTCATATAtagaagtcctaacccccagttgCTCAGGATGAAATCTCATTTGGAGACAGGGTATTTAGAGGTAATCAAATTAAAATCAGGGTTGGGTgcgacggctcatgcctgtaatcccagctcttagggaggcagaggtgggagaatagccTGAGCATAGGCAGGTCAAATGAGGTTCTTAGGGAGGACCCTAATCTAATATCACTGATATTCTTACAAAAAGGGGGAGTCTGGAAACAGAGAGCTACAGGGAGAAAGGCATGTGACCATGAAGATGGTCATCTACAAGCCATAGAGGGAGGCCGGGAACATATCCTGTCTTTACAGCCCTCAGAAAGAACCAACCCTACTAACGTCTTGATTCCGGACTTCTAGAGTACAGAACTGGGAgacaattcatttttttctgttgtttaagccacccagtttttggtattttgttacagctaCCCTAGAGAACTAATACAGTTAcctactttacttttttttctataaatgaaaGTCAATTTTTGACATACCTTCAACTGTACATTATTGTTGaagaaatatatacttatatcTGTATTAATTTCATATTTGATCTCTTAACTTCAGGGAAAAATCTTTGCCATCCCTTAAATGGCAATGTTCTGAATTTCATGAGAAAAAGTCTTATATACCAGAAAAAAGATGTTGAGAATCATCAAAAACAACCTTTCAGTGTAGAACTGGATAAAAGTAGACAAGTAGAAGTTACAGGTCTTTTAAAGTCATCCAGTTACTGGTGAAAATAGATCACACAGTTCCCAGTCTCCATATTTTTCTACTATAGCACAGAGCAACTCCTAGCTAGTAGCCAATGATTTcatatcattaaaatttttttttttactattttgttatgttaaaaaatgtttaaagtcagGATAATATAAGACAGATGACAAAAAAATAGTTTACTCCACTGAAACTGTATTCTGCAAAGTCCTAACACATATTCTTAATCAGACTGTTGATATTTTCACTGCTACATGGTAGATATATTTTTGTACCATTTTGAGATAAGCACAGCAATGACAGGTGGGTCAATACCTCAGTCTGTGGAAAGATTAGAATTTTCTTTAGAATTCTGCTGATTCAAGCAGAGGAAATTTTTCAGAAGACAACTTGTGCATTTGCTAATTCTCAATGGTAGTTTTCACAAGTTGCATTGTACATGTTCAGGTAGCTATCaaagaaaagtataatttaatTCTAATTAAATTGCTATTTATCTTAAAGCTAATCATTTCTTGATAGatgtttctgtctcttttcttctccatttctttaTCCTGATTCTATTCTTTTAGAAGACTCATGATAAATACATTTGGAATCTTCAAATAGCTGACATGAAGGAGAACTTTGACTCTTCTACCCTAAAGGGTATAACTAAGATGAACTGGCTAAAGTTACAATTAAATATATCtcatgtaaaaaaagaaaaaaggaaaatctttaaACAGAGCTATGATATGATACAATTGGCTGCTGTGAAATATCTTCAAGGATAGTCACTGGTGATATTCTAAGCATTAGAACAGTGTGGGAAGGGGTGGCTTTGCTATAGACAGACTTCAAGCAATGACTGAATTAGATCAAATGGACCTTAGAGTCTTTTCCATCCTAAAAATTCATGGTTCTATGAACTCAATAGTAATCTCATGGGGCTAATTATTCCCCTCAACTATCACAAGGCTCATTCCTTGACACTCTTGACACTCTTGGCATTTAGTATGCTCTGgaatttatttaattaacataCATTTAGAAGACACAGAGATGAAACACAGAGATCAGTCAAAGCTCGTACATGTCGAGTTAGACACAGTGTTTAGGTCAGAATCTTTTGTCGCTACTCATTTATTGGTAAGAAATGATGTATTTTTTACTATTTGGGAAAGAGTAAAAAATTGTTCTgcaatcataaaataaattttttaacagTCATATTAGTCCTTGGGATTCTTTTCTAATGGGCTAAAAATACATAGTACACCATGAAATAATCAAATACTAacctctttcattttttccagTTCATTCTGTAAAGCTTGCTTTGCAATTTCAACTTCTATGAGCtgttgcctcagtttctcattttcatcttctgttgttgttctcttttcttccacattttctaaTTCATGATGAAGTCTCACAGATACATCCTTTGCAACCTGAATTAAGGTGTttgtaacaataaaatataattaatgacTATATAATAAGGGCTAAAATTTTATTCCTATTGAATGCATTAAAACCCAATATTTATAtagtgcttaccatgtgccaggcattattctacAAACTATACATATAAGCCATTCGCATATATCAATCATTTAACCCTATAAAAATCCCATGAGATAGGCACTATTACTCctgttttgtagatgaggaaactgagtctcagagaggtcaaggtcacacagctaacgAGTAGACACTGCGGGGCTAAGAGGCCTAGCAATCTGGCTCTAAATTTTGTTCCCTTAACTTCTGCACTACCCTGTGGTAACAAATGTTGCACTGGATTTTATCACATGTAGAGAAATTTCACAAATCTCCTTTACTTCAACAAAACTATGAGGTAGATGTTTCTATTATAATCTAtgttaaagaatgaaaaattgAAGTTTTTACAAGTAGTGGGTTGGGCTTGAATTTCAATCTTATAACTAGAATTCCAGTTGCTTAATGTTAGGAAACATTTTAGTCCTTGCGATTATTACTTTTTGAATGACTGTGCATTTTTGCCTCATGTTTTGAGATTATCCTGGAAATTCTAGCGTTTGGAAGAAAAGTGGAGCAGCCTGGTATAGAGGCTTAGGACACAGGTTGTGATTTTGGACTGAGTGGAGAGTGAGCCTGGCACCTATTAGCTGTTTTTCAGGCCTGGGCACTTAACCTCTGTAAAAGGTGTAGCTTCTGCAGCTGGAAAATGGTGACTGAATAATCCCTACATTGTaggatttttttcccttgagaattACATGAAATAATAACGTATGTAACAGTGTTTGCCACAGTGCTTAGTACATACtaaacactcaacaaatgttaagaaaaaagtCATACGTCTTTCATAAAATGTTTACACATAGCtttcttcaaaataaagaaaaattacatgtgATCTTTAAATCTTGATGAAGTTAATGCAATGAACAGTATACTTATTTGGTGCAAGGAGATTAAGTTTGCATTGTCAATGAATCTGCCTACAGTCAGACTGAACTGGAGACCACACCTGTCTAGAAAATGCACTTGAAGGTTGAGATTTTTCCACTGGAAGAAATTCTGAAGGAGCGacttcactttaaaaaatgaaattctttcaTTTACCTCACACCAAACAGGCTGCAAGTTGGTTAgttggggggtttttttgtttgtttttgttgttgtttttattttctcagggAGTCACCTAAGTGGCAAGTGCAGAAAAGAAGTAGTACTGGAAGAAGGAGGTGGAGTGGACACTTGCTGAAATAAATCTTAACTCCAGAATCTCCCTAGTGCAGTACCTATTTTGGGTTTCAACTCCCCCAGAGGAGTCCTTTTAGTGGCTCCTGACTGCCCGATTCCACCGGCATTCTCTCAGTAGACAGACTAGGGCAGATCAAAGGCTAGAGCCTGCGCTCTGCCACGCCCTTGCTTCTGCCCAGAAGGGAGCCTTCTTCTCATCACCTCTTGAAGAGCCACCTTGCTCCCAGGAGAGCACACTTAGCTCCTTTGCTGCCAGGCCCTCCACACACTCTGCACTCTTTAGAGCCACCTGCCAGTTCTCTCCCTTCTGAGACCCTAGTATTTTGTGGTTAGCGCTACGAAACTGTGTCCCTAAGGCTCCTTGCCAGTCGCCAGTCAAGACTTCTCAGCCTAAAGAGCCCTTGGCCAAAGTCCCCACCCGCCGCCCCTGCCGCGCGCCACTGAGCCCCCGCGCCGCAGACCTTGAGGTCCTGCTCCAGGCTGCGCAACAGCTCCCCGTCGATTTCCCCGGTCTGGGCGTAGCGGAGCCTTTTGCGCTCGGCTTTGCGGAGGCGGTACTGCAGGATCCGGCAGTTTTTGTTGGCTCTCTCCAACTCGTGGCGCATTTCCTGCAGTTGACAGGCATCCTCCTCGAAGAAAGTGTCCCTCATCTCATCCATCTCGGTTCTCAGCTCATCGATCTCGTTCTGAGGTGGTGACAGGCCGCGTGTCAAAATCAAACTCGCTTCCAGCCCTTTcgacacacaccatgcacacccCATTCCAATTTCAAATTCTCAGCTTTAATTGCCCTCTCTCCACGAGACAGGAGTGACGAGGAGCTGAGTGTAGAAGAGGAAATTGGGAAAAAAAGGCCCACTTTAGGCCCTCTCTCATTCTCTTACTCTACCTCTCTCCAGGAAAAAGTGTGACAAACCATTATAATTAAAGAAACGGAGGCCCAGATTAGAATTTAAATGAAAACCTTGCGTTACTGAGAGCAGATTCAGTTTCAAATTTGGACAAGGCCTAGGAaaccccctccctcctttcttgtTCTCCTCCCTCTTCAAGGCTCCCTAACAGGTTAGCAGCCTCTCACCCCCGCCGGGACACGCCCTAATCCTCCCAGGCCCACTCTTCCCATCCCCCAGCCGGATACCCCCACCCTCCTCACCTTCAGAGTCTCGTTTTCCTCTCGCAGCTTCTCCATCTCCTCCTGCATTTCTTCCTGCTCTTGGAGCTGCTGCGGGTGCGGCTGCGACGAAGGGGGCGCTGCCGCTTGCATGCCCCCGCCGCTCGCACTGCCCTCTGAGCTCTGCTGGGGgccctccgccgccgccgccattGGGGAGGCGGAGGGGACTGCCAGGGTCTCACAAATGGAAGGGGCACCAGAGACCGGGGAGCTGCGGCTACTGCTGCCGCCGCCGTTCTTAGCGTGCATCTgagccgcggccgccgccgccgctgcccgCTCCTTCTTGAGATGGAACTGGATGAGCTCAGACTGCAGACATCCTTCCTTCCAGTAGCTCCCTCCACTACCGCTGCCGCCCCCCGCAACGCCGCTTCCGGAGTTTCTGCTGCCGGGTCCTGGGGTTTTGCCCGCAGAAGAGGAGGATGGCGAAGGGGAGGCCCCCTCCCCGCCGCTGCCGCCCCTCTGCTGAGCGCGTACGCCTTTCCCTCGCCAGCCCCTGGGCGGCGGCGGCTGGGGAGCGCCCACCTCCCTTTCCCCGGAGCCGCCGCcggctcctcctccttccccgccccctcctcccccttctcctagCGGAAGGGGTTCCCCGAGTTTCGAGGGCACGGACTCTAGCTCCCGAGGCGGCTGCTCGGGCGGTCCGGGCCTCTTGCCGCCCAAAGAGGCCAGGGTCGCGGCTGGGGCCGCTTCAGCACCAGCAGCGGGCTGGACAGCTCCCGGAGCGGCCCCTTTGGGCGCCAGGGGCGTCGCCTTGTCGGCCCCGCCTCCGCCTCCTCGGGCGCCGGCGGGCGGTCCCGTGCGGCTCCCAGTCTTGTTACCCTGCTGttgctgcagctgcagctgctgctgccgAACAGAATTGAGTTTAGTGCCGGCCCCCACTGGGGACCTGGTGGCCGCGATTGTCTGTCGCAGCGAATTGTCCCTCGGTCTAGCGGGTGACTGAGCTCGCTGCTGCTTTCTGCTGCTGCCCTCCGGGTGCAGACGAGCCTCAGTGGCTGCAGCGGCGGGAGGAGCTGCTGCTGTGGCAGGGGCAGCGCCCCCAGTCGGTGGCTGACTCATGGCTAG harbors:
- the MTCL3 gene encoding microtubule cross-linking factor 3 encodes the protein MSQPPTGGAAPATAAAPPAAAATEARLHPEGSSRKQQRAQSPARPRDNSLRQTIAATRSPVGAGTKLNSVRQQQLQLQQQQGNKTGSRTGPPAGARGGGGGADKATPLAPKGAAPGAVQPAAGAEAAPAATLASLGGKRPGPPEQPPRELESVPSKLGEPLPLGEGGGGGGEGGGAGGGSGEREVGAPQPPPPRGWRGKGVRAQQRGGSGGEGASPSPSSSSAGKTPGPGSRNSGSGVAGGGSGSGGSYWKEGCLQSELIQFHLKKERAAAAAAAAQMHAKNGGGSSSRSSPVSGAPSICETLAVPSASPMAAAAEGPQQSSEGSASGGGMQAAAPPSSQPHPQQLQEQEEMQEEMEKLREENETLKNEIDELRTEMDEMRDTFFEEDACQLQEMRHELERANKNCRILQYRLRKAERKRLRYAQTGEIDGELLRSLEQDLKVAKDVSVRLHHELENVEEKRTTTEDENEKLRQQLIEVEIAKQALQNELEKMKELSLKRRGSKDLPKSEKKAQQTPTEEDNEDLKCQLQFVKEEAALMRKKMAKIDKEKDRFEHELQKYRSFYGDLDSPLPKGEAGGPPSTREAELKLRLRLVEEEANILGRKIVELEVENRGLKAELDDLRGDDFNGSANPLMREQSESLSELRQHLQLVEDETELLRRNVADLEEQNKRITAELNKYKYKSGGHDSARHHDNAKTEALQEELKAARLQINELSGKVMQLQYENRVLMSNMQRYDLASHLGIRGSPRDSDAESDAGKKESDDDSRPPHRKREGPIGGESDSEEVRNIRCLTPTRSFYPAPGPWPKSFSDRQQMKDIRSEAERLGKTIDRLIADTSTIITEARIYVANGDLFGLMDEEDDGSRIREHELLYRINAQMKAFRKELQTFIDRLEVPKSADDRGAEEPISVSQMFQPIILLILILVLFSSLSYTTIFKLVFLFTLFFVL